The genomic segment GCGTGTCGCCCGTGTAGTCGTCGGGCACGCTGGCGCCGACCCGGAAGACTCCGTCGCCGAGCGGCGCCAGCACCATGTTCCCGGTCCGGGTCAGGTAGTACGCCGCTTCGCTGCTGGTGGTCTCGCCCAGGATCTCGGCGTCGGTGATGGCAAGCCGGGTGCGCAGGGTCCGGCCGGCGAACCGGAAGCCGAACGCCTCGCGGACGGCGCTGTTGTAACCGTCGGCCCCGACCACGTAGTCGTATGTACGGGTCCGCGCCCGGCCGTCGGCGAGCTGGAGCCGGCACTGGACCCCGTCCGGGTCCTGGGTGCCGTCTACGAAGGTGGTGTCGTACTCGATGGTGCCGCCGAGCGCGGTGAGGTGCTCCTCGAGGATCGCCTCGGTGCGCCACTGCGGGATGGTGATGGCGAAGGGATAACCGACGCCTTGCAGCCGGTCGAACCGGATCAGGCCGATCAGCTTCTTCTGGGAGTAGTAGTTCATCTGGTCGAAGTAGTGGCCGCTGTCGACCAGTTTCCGTCCCACGCCCACCCGGTCCAGGAGTTCCAGGATGCGGGGCCACAGGATCGTGGCGCGTGAGTGCGGGCTCTGCCTGCGGAGCTTGGAGATGACGTCGGCCCGAACACCGTGCGCCAGCAGTTCGCAGGCGAGGACCATCCCGACGGGACCGGCGCCGACCACGAGGACGCGCGGCTGCCGCATGTCGCTCACCATGGGTCAGGCGGCGAGGGGGCGCAGGCGGTGGACGTAAGGAGGACGCACATAGGCGCCCTCGACCTTCGCGAGGAAGTCCGCGACGTACGGCTCCTTCATGTGCAGGTCGATGGCCGCCTGGTCGGCCCACTCCTCGACCAGCACGATCACGTTCTCGTGCTCCTCGGACCGCCAGGCGTCGAAGCGCAACGCGCCCTCCTCCTGACGGGTCGCGGCGCACAGTTCCACGAAGGCGTCCGCGGTGTCCGCCAGGCGGTCCGGTACGACGTCGAAGAGTACGGTGATCTCGATGCTCATGTACGGGTCACTTCCTTGGAGTTGAGCTCGTCGAAGACGAGGGAGCCGAGGTCGACGAAGGACGGGGGCGGGGTGGGCGCGGGCGCTTCCTCGCACTCGTGCGGGGCCACGTTCCACCGGCGCAGGGCGGCACGCGGACGGCCGGCGGGTGACCACTCGACGTCCACGCAGACGGCGGCACAGGTGCCGACCAGGACCTCGGGCGTTGCGACGGCGCCGGCCAGGGCCCGCGTCAGCAGGTTCAGCACACCGCCGTGGGTGACGGTCAGGACCGCGGGCGCGGGCGGGTTCCGGCCGGTCTTGTCGGCCTCTGCTTCCGCTTCCGCGATGGTGCGCAGGGCGGCGGCCGAGCGGGAGAGCGCGGCTCTGCCGGTCTCGCCGCCGGGTGGGGCATAGTCGGGGTCGGTGAGCAGCCGCCGCATGGTGCGCGGGTGCTGCCGGGCGAACTCGGCGCGGTCCTGGCCGTCGAGTGTGCCCAGGTCGCGTTCGCGCAGTCCGTCGAGGCGCCGATGGGGGACGCCGAGCCGACCTGCGGCGTACGCGGCGGTCTGGGCGGCGCGCGCCGAAGGCGAGGAGTAGACCGCCGACCAGCTGTCCGGACTCAACGACCGGGCGATCACCTGCGCCTGCCGTACTCCCGTGTCGTTCAGCGGGATGTCGGCCTGCCCCTGGAATCGGTCGGTGGCGTTGCGGTCGGTCTCTCCGTGGCGGAGCAGGACGATACGCATGGCGGGAGCCGTGCCGGCCGTTCAGGCGGCGGCCGGCCCGGTGGCTGCCGGGGCACCGAGGCCCTCGACGACCTGGGCGGCCTCGTCGATGGTCTGCTGGGAGTTCAGCACGCCCTCCTCGATGGAGACGCCAAGCCGCTTCTCCAGGATCAGCGACACCTCCAGCAGGGCCAGGGAGTCGACCGCGAGGTCATCGAAGACGGTGCCCCGGGACACCTCCTCCGCGGGTATCTCGAACTTGCCGGTGAGTATCTCGATGATCATCGTCGTGACGGAACCGGTCATGGGTCACCTCAACTGGTCTTACGGAAAAGGGGGTTTGTGATTTCGGGTGGGTCTCAGCCGACCGGCAGGTCGGGCCAGGTCAGGGTGGCCGAGCCCCAGGTGGCGCCGCCTCCGAAGGCTGTCAGCAGCACCCGGTCGCCCGCTCTCAGCAGTCCGTCGGCCATGGCGTCGGCGAGGGCGAGAGGGATGGAGGCCGCGGAGGTGTTGCCGACGCGGTCGATGTTCAGCACCGCGCGCTCCGGCGGCAGTCCGAGCTGTTCGGCGACGGCATGCAGGATGCGTGTGTTCGCCTGGTGGCCGACCAGCCGGTCGACGTCGGCGACCTCCCAGCCGGTACGGGTCAGTACCGTGCGCGAGGACTCGGCCATGCGGCGCACCGCGGCGAAGAAGACGGACTTGCCGTCCATGCGGAAGTACCGGTCCTCCTCGCGCGGCACCCCGCCCCGGGACCGCTCCTCGGCACCGCCGCCGCGGACCGTGATCAGGTCGGCCATCGCACCGTCGCTGCCCAGGTGCACCTCCTGTACGGCGCCGGGCTCGTCGTGGTCGCCGGCCCGCAGCAGCACCGCGCCCGCCCCGTCGCCGAAGATGACGGAGGTGGTGCGGTCGGAGGGGTCCAGGACGGTGCTGAAGGACTCGGCGCCGATCACCAGGACCCGCTCGGCGAATCCCGAGGTCACGGCGGCCGTGCCGGCCTGAAGGGCGTACACGAAACCGGAGCACACCGCCGCCACGTCGTACGCCGGTACATCGGTCAGCCCGATGCGGGTGGCGACGGTCGGCGCGGTGGCCGGGCAGGGGCGGTCAGGGGTGGTGGTGGCGACGATCACCAGGTCGGCGCCGTCCGCACCGGCGTTCTTCAGAGCCCGCCGACCGGCCTCGACGGCAAGGTCACTGGTGGTGGTGCCGGGCTCGACGACATGGCGCTGTGCGATGCCGGTCCGGCTGCGGATCCAGGTGTCGGAGGTGTCGAGGCGCTGGGCGAGTTCGTCGTTCGTCACCACGCGCGGGGGCACGAAGCCACCCACCCCGGCGATCACTGCCGTTGTGGTCATGCCGTCGGGTGTCCTTCCGGAAGCTGATGGGCCACCGCGGACCGCACCTGGATGCCGGCGAGTTCGGCCACGACGTCAAGCGTGCGCCAGGTGCCGTCTCTCATCCGCAGCAGACCGGGATCGGCCAGCCGGGTGCGCACCGGCACGCCCTCGGCGGGGCGGTCCGGGCGGGAGGCGGTCAGCGTGGTCTGCCGCATCCACAGGGTGTTGCTGTCCTGGCGGCGCATGTCGTCGAGGTCGTAGAGCATGATCTGGGCGAGCTGCAGGGCCGTCACGA from the Streptomyces sp. NBC_00310 genome contains:
- a CDS encoding putative quinol monooxygenase; protein product: MSIEITVLFDVVPDRLADTADAFVELCAATRQEEGALRFDAWRSEEHENVIVLVEEWADQAAIDLHMKEPYVADFLAKVEGAYVRPPYVHRLRPLAA
- a CDS encoding histidine phosphatase family protein, whose product is MRIVLLRHGETDRNATDRFQGQADIPLNDTGVRQAQVIARSLSPDSWSAVYSSPSARAAQTAAYAAGRLGVPHRRLDGLRERDLGTLDGQDRAEFARQHPRTMRRLLTDPDYAPPGGETGRAALSRSAAALRTIAEAEAEADKTGRNPPAPAVLTVTHGGVLNLLTRALAGAVATPEVLVGTCAAVCVDVEWSPAGRPRAALRRWNVAPHECEEAPAPTPPPSFVDLGSLVFDELNSKEVTRT
- a CDS encoding acyl carrier protein, which translates into the protein MTGSVTTMIIEILTGKFEIPAEEVSRGTVFDDLAVDSLALLEVSLILEKRLGVSIEEGVLNSQQTIDEAAQVVEGLGAPAATGPAAA
- a CDS encoding beta-ketoacyl-ACP synthase III, whose protein sequence is MTTTAVIAGVGGFVPPRVVTNDELAQRLDTSDTWIRSRTGIAQRHVVEPGTTTSDLAVEAGRRALKNAGADGADLVIVATTTPDRPCPATAPTVATRIGLTDVPAYDVAAVCSGFVYALQAGTAAVTSGFAERVLVIGAESFSTVLDPSDRTTSVIFGDGAGAVLLRAGDHDEPGAVQEVHLGSDGAMADLITVRGGGAEERSRGGVPREEDRYFRMDGKSVFFAAVRRMAESSRTVLTRTGWEVADVDRLVGHQANTRILHAVAEQLGLPPERAVLNIDRVGNTSAASIPLALADAMADGLLRAGDRVLLTAFGGGATWGSATLTWPDLPVG